One Candidatus Tectomicrobia bacterium genomic region harbors:
- a CDS encoding flippase-like domain-containing protein: MALLFLLYRYFPAEGFQKELFRLRLAPLLLAALGYLAIQLAASLRFSLALGAMGFRVPLARVIHLHFVSLFFNMLLPGGIGGDAAKGYYLRASSDHWGKGILAALLDRYLGLVSLTALALASGIMLHTPGLRGAAPLPWILGFLVLTSSAPYALRAGWLRGILRRGLGRFAWASGATGAADEGIRAARRPRLLALGAILTLSYYMGSSVVHLLLGKAFGAELEYWPTFHLLIVVALVSSLPLLPGAHGQREAAYVVMFTAYGLSRSQSFLLAALALGMLLLGAVVGGFLYLTLRASREDGLTIQRPTLVS, encoded by the coding sequence GTGGCCCTCTTGTTTCTCCTCTACCGCTACTTTCCGGCCGAGGGTTTCCAAAAAGAACTGTTCCGGCTGCGGCTTGCTCCCCTCCTCCTGGCCGCATTGGGATATCTGGCCATCCAGCTCGCCGCATCGTTGCGGTTTTCCCTCGCCCTGGGGGCGATGGGGTTCCGCGTGCCCCTCGCGCGGGTGATTCATCTTCATTTCGTCTCTTTGTTCTTCAATATGCTCCTGCCCGGGGGGATTGGTGGGGACGCGGCCAAGGGCTACTACCTGCGGGCCTCCTCCGACCACTGGGGCAAGGGAATCCTCGCCGCCCTGCTGGATCGCTACCTGGGACTCGTCAGCCTCACGGCGCTCGCTCTCGCCTCGGGTATCATGCTCCACACGCCGGGACTCCGCGGCGCCGCCCCTCTTCCCTGGATCCTGGGCTTCTTGGTCCTCACCTCCTCGGCCCCCTACGCCTTGAGGGCCGGATGGCTCCGGGGGATCCTCCGCCGGGGGCTCGGGCGGTTTGCCTGGGCGTCGGGCGCCACCGGCGCCGCGGATGAAGGCATCCGGGCCGCCCGGCGTCCGAGGCTGCTCGCGCTGGGAGCGATCCTCACCCTCTCGTATTACATGGGTTCCTCGGTTGTCCATCTGCTCCTGGGGAAAGCCTTCGGGGCCGAGCTGGAGTACTGGCCGACGTTCCACCTTCTCATCGTCGTCGCGCTCGTATCCTCCCTCCCTCTCCTGCCGGGCGCCCACGGCCAGCGGGAGGCAGCCTACGTCGTCATGTTCACGGCTTACGGCCTGAGCCGGAGCCAGAGCTTTCTCCTCGCCGCCCTCGCCCTGGGCATGCTCCTCCTCGGGGCTGTGGTGGGGGGATTCCTCTATTTGACGCTTCGGGCTTCCCGAGAGGATGGCCTCACAATCCAGAGGCCGACTTTGGTATCTTGA
- a CDS encoding glycosyltransferase family 2 protein, translating into MALGQRVHAGWLGQPLAPVIRSAMSPALLPKFPHSISLLTWGYDEEALIDEFMERALRMLESVADEFEIIYVNDGSTDRSAEILRRWEAREPRLRVITNERNLNVGWNTRIAVAAARKDYLLWQMVDWCYDISSLRDHLELLNSVDVVQGVRIGPSMWIYRVPILGAIIWGVRRSDNLYKGFISLMNYALLRILFRVPFHDFQNVTIYPRGLAQSLHLESTTSFINPEMLLKAYWSGASFVEVPVEFIPRDKGTAKGSKLGSIFRSVREILGYWWRWTVRGEIRDRNRGKIVRLSQILKELRKKEVAIREWAR; encoded by the coding sequence TTGGCGCTCGGCCAGCGGGTCCACGCCGGATGGCTGGGCCAGCCTCTCGCACCCGTGATCAGGAGCGCTATGAGTCCCGCCCTGCTCCCCAAATTCCCGCACTCCATTTCCCTCCTCACCTGGGGCTATGACGAAGAGGCGCTCATTGACGAGTTCATGGAGCGGGCGCTCCGCATGCTCGAATCCGTCGCCGATGAGTTCGAGATCATCTACGTCAACGACGGAAGCACGGACCGGAGCGCGGAAATCCTCCGCAGATGGGAGGCCCGCGAGCCGAGGCTCAGGGTGATCACGAATGAAAGGAACCTGAACGTCGGCTGGAACACGCGGATTGCCGTTGCGGCGGCGCGGAAAGACTATCTTCTCTGGCAGATGGTGGATTGGTGCTACGATATTTCTTCTTTGCGGGACCACCTCGAATTGCTGAATTCGGTTGACGTTGTACAGGGCGTGCGGATAGGCCCCTCCATGTGGATTTACCGCGTCCCGATCCTGGGAGCGATCATCTGGGGCGTCCGCCGATCGGACAATCTTTACAAGGGCTTCATATCACTCATGAACTACGCTCTCTTACGGATCCTTTTCCGGGTCCCATTCCACGACTTCCAAAACGTGACGATTTACCCTCGCGGGCTTGCGCAGTCGCTTCATCTTGAAAGCACCACCTCATTCATTAATCCCGAGATGCTCTTGAAGGCATACTGGAGCGGTGCCAGCTTCGTCGAGGTACCCGTTGAGTTCATCCCGAGAGATAAAGGAACAGCCAAGGGATCCAAGCTAGGCTCGATCTTCAGATCTGTGCGCGAGATATTGGGATACTGGTGGAGATGGACCGTCCGCGGAGAAATCAGAGACCGGAACAGGGGGAAAATCGTCAGACTGAGTCAGATTCTCAAGGAACTCAGGAAGAAGGAAGTTGCCATCAGGGAATGGGCCCGATAG
- a CDS encoding cobalamin B12-binding domain-containing protein — protein sequence MKILLLNPSVHFDKQFGTLKKFYTPIPSIGLAYVGAVLRQNDFEVVGLDAFIECLTVEEMRDRIVAEAPDVLGVSLLTPAAPLYDRLAPLLKERLPGLKIVLGNIHASAFADHYLSNGLADYMVHHEGEFTMLELVESLRDGRGTSNVKGISYRNVFGQIIHNPDRPWIDKMSLDEMPYPAWDLFPVDQFRPDIRLQAPGSKKRIHDEGVQALGILATRGCPHRCTFCSPINTIGNKYRMRTPKSTVDEMEYFHRKWGVETFYYMDLTFPISERLGIQFCDELIARGLPTRWMCETRVSSVTYPLLVKMKQAGCARIDYGIECGNQKMLDSIKKGFTIEQVRRAVDWTRKAGIQTEGLFIIGLPGETERDTWDTINFALSLDLDHIKLNLFVPYPGSELWDVLKARGELTNMDFNEYTSYPTYTGGKAAYVPAGRTYKDLIRLQKIGMRKAMFRKRVILRELSNFRWDKVDQYFAAMKGLLFPPPVDMTADRFESERTAYNKP from the coding sequence ATGAAAATTCTTCTGCTCAATCCCTCTGTCCATTTCGACAAGCAGTTCGGGACCCTGAAGAAGTTCTATACCCCAATCCCCTCCATCGGGCTCGCCTACGTGGGGGCCGTTCTTCGGCAGAATGATTTCGAGGTTGTCGGCCTTGACGCCTTCATAGAATGCCTCACCGTCGAGGAGATGCGCGACCGGATTGTGGCCGAGGCCCCCGATGTCCTGGGAGTCTCCCTCCTCACTCCGGCCGCCCCCTTGTATGACCGGCTCGCTCCCCTGCTGAAAGAGCGCTTGCCCGGGCTTAAGATCGTGCTGGGCAATATTCATGCTTCCGCTTTCGCCGATCATTATCTGTCGAACGGCTTGGCGGATTACATGGTCCATCACGAAGGCGAGTTCACCATGCTGGAGCTGGTGGAATCCCTCCGGGACGGCCGGGGCACGTCGAATGTCAAGGGAATTTCCTACCGGAACGTGTTCGGACAGATCATCCATAACCCTGACAGGCCCTGGATCGACAAGATGTCCCTGGATGAAATGCCGTACCCCGCCTGGGACCTTTTTCCGGTCGATCAATTCCGGCCGGACATCCGGCTCCAGGCGCCGGGTTCCAAGAAGCGGATACACGACGAGGGAGTGCAAGCCCTCGGGATCCTGGCTACGCGCGGGTGCCCTCACCGGTGCACATTCTGCTCGCCGATCAACACAATCGGCAACAAGTACCGGATGCGGACTCCCAAGAGTACCGTTGACGAAATGGAGTACTTTCACCGCAAATGGGGCGTCGAAACCTTTTATTATATGGACCTGACCTTCCCCATCTCGGAGCGTCTCGGAATTCAGTTCTGCGACGAGCTGATAGCACGCGGCTTGCCGACCCGGTGGATGTGCGAAACCCGGGTTAGCAGCGTCACCTACCCGCTGCTGGTCAAGATGAAGCAGGCGGGGTGCGCGCGGATAGATTATGGGATCGAGTGCGGGAACCAGAAGATGCTGGATTCCATCAAGAAGGGATTCACGATCGAGCAGGTCCGAAGAGCCGTGGATTGGACGCGGAAGGCCGGCATCCAGACGGAAGGGCTCTTCATCATCGGCCTTCCGGGGGAGACGGAGCGGGACACATGGGACACCATCAATTTCGCGCTGTCGCTGGATCTGGATCACATCAAGCTGAACCTCTTCGTTCCTTATCCCGGTTCCGAGCTGTGGGATGTGCTTAAGGCGAGAGGGGAATTAACAAACATGGACTTCAATGAATACACTTCTTACCCCACGTATACGGGGGGAAAGGCCGCATACGTTCCCGCGGGAAGGACGTACAAGGACCTGATTCGCCTCCAGAAAATCGGGATGCGGAAGGCCATGTTCCGCAAGCGGGTCATCCTCAGGGAACTGAGCAACTTCAGATGGGACAAGGTGGACCAGTACTTCGCCGCGATGAAGGGATTGCTCTTTCCCCCGCCCGTGGACATGACCGCTGACAGGTTTGAAAGCGAGCGCACCGCATACAACAAACCCTGA
- a CDS encoding radical SAM protein: MALNILVVNPPYPGKREIVFMPLGLGYVISITEKQGHRVKVVDMHNLRLPMRILEKELRKDEYDLCFMGGFAMQVQGMREVARLVRELSPRTTVVIGGVGVSDIPEIALDYTGASAVAIGECEAVLPDMLASIEAGAPFEHVPTFVYKKNGNFVKNPKGPVQVDLDELPFPAFHHFDIEYICKRSYNGEGSRSIHMMTSRGCPFRCSFCINSVLNDNDFLKQLHGSIVDERNNAAQRFRSPANIVKEIDFLRRNYGISDFHFADEEFITHKSRLFEVCDAIRPLGITWSTSGRADWATEEKLHAMRTAGCRYVLFGVETGSQKMMDLMHKNAKKEKVILGLNSARKVGMNFIANFMFAHPGETEETIRETVEFCKKMDLVYLPTFTTLFPNSKMFHEYASEKVKDWSSYFGTLAHIDFTNRPFINLTNIDDQKLVKLRNRVIAETFAYKLVGLKRSRLAKILRPILSTCLVVMDASPDWLRWFIRGIIRQLLDFRPMPSSATQIPPNELGQGFKALAESETEDGYQVSLDLLQIDSPTSRISKPGSRK, encoded by the coding sequence ATGGCGCTAAATATCCTGGTTGTCAACCCGCCGTACCCAGGCAAGAGAGAGATTGTCTTCATGCCTCTTGGTTTGGGCTACGTTATCTCGATCACGGAAAAGCAGGGCCATCGGGTCAAAGTAGTTGATATGCATAATCTGAGACTGCCGATGAGGATTTTAGAGAAAGAGCTGCGGAAGGATGAATATGATTTATGCTTCATGGGAGGTTTCGCCATGCAAGTCCAGGGGATGCGTGAGGTCGCGCGTCTCGTGCGAGAACTCTCTCCCCGGACAACCGTGGTGATTGGAGGTGTAGGCGTCAGCGACATTCCCGAAATCGCACTGGATTACACCGGCGCCTCCGCCGTTGCGATTGGGGAGTGCGAAGCCGTTCTTCCAGACATGCTCGCCTCGATCGAGGCTGGTGCTCCCTTTGAGCATGTGCCTACATTTGTATATAAGAAGAACGGAAATTTCGTTAAAAACCCCAAAGGCCCGGTCCAGGTAGACTTAGATGAACTCCCCTTTCCAGCATTCCATCATTTCGATATCGAGTACATATGCAAGCGGTCGTATAACGGCGAGGGTTCCCGCTCGATCCATATGATGACATCTCGGGGGTGTCCTTTTAGATGCTCATTCTGCATCAACTCTGTGCTGAACGACAATGATTTTCTGAAGCAATTGCATGGAAGCATAGTGGACGAGCGGAACAACGCGGCGCAACGCTTCCGCTCTCCGGCCAACATTGTAAAGGAAATCGATTTCCTGCGGCGCAATTACGGCATCTCCGACTTCCACTTTGCGGACGAGGAATTTATCACTCACAAATCGCGCCTGTTCGAGGTGTGCGATGCCATCCGGCCTCTTGGCATTACGTGGTCAACATCTGGGCGCGCGGACTGGGCGACAGAAGAAAAGCTGCATGCCATGCGCACAGCCGGTTGCCGCTATGTCCTCTTTGGGGTCGAAACGGGCAGTCAAAAAATGATGGACCTGATGCACAAGAATGCCAAGAAAGAGAAAGTGATACTTGGGCTCAACAGCGCGCGAAAAGTAGGGATGAATTTCATCGCGAATTTCATGTTTGCCCATCCTGGAGAAACCGAGGAAACCATCCGAGAGACTGTCGAGTTTTGCAAGAAGATGGATTTGGTATACTTGCCCACGTTCACCACGCTTTTCCCGAATTCGAAGATGTTTCATGAATACGCCTCCGAAAAAGTGAAGGATTGGTCTTCCTATTTTGGTACTCTTGCCCATATTGACTTCACGAATCGACCTTTCATCAACCTAACCAATATTGACGATCAGAAGTTGGTCAAACTTAGGAACCGGGTCATTGCAGAAACCTTCGCGTATAAGCTGGTCGGTCTGAAGCGCTCACGGCTTGCCAAGATTCTCAGGCCTATCTTATCTACGTGCCTTGTTGTAATGGATGCAAGCCCAGATTGGTTGCGATGGTTCATTCGTGGTATCATCAGGCAACTTCTTGATTTTCGCCCGATGCCCTCTTCGGCCACTCAGATTCCGCCCAATGAACTGGGACAAGGCTTTAAGGCACTCGCGGAGTCCGAAACGGAGGATGGATACCAGGTTTCATTGGATTTATTGCAGATCGATTCGCCGACTTCCAGGATTTCTAAGCCTGGGAGTCGCAAGTGA